ACACCGACAACAACAGCAGTTAAACCAGTTCGACCACCTTCAGCAACACCAGATACGCTTTCGATGTAACTTGTTGTAGTAGAAGTACCTAACATTGAACCTGCAATCGATGCACCACTATCGGCTAATAAAGCACGGCTTAAGCGTGGTAAATTGCCGTCTTTATCTAATAGTTTTGCTTTATCTGCTACGGCAATTAATGTGCCTGACGTATCAAATAAATCGACGAACAAGAAGGCAAAAACAATACTAATCATGCCAACATTAAATGCACCAGCGATATCCATTTGCATGAAAGTAGGGGCAATACTTGGCGGCATAGACATAATACCAGTGTATTGAACGTCACCCATTAACAAGCCAATAATCGTCACACCTAAAATAGCGATCATTACACCGCCTTTAACACGGTAATGTGCTAATGCGATCGTAGCGATAAACGCTAAACAAGCTAATGCTGCTGGTAATGCGGTTAAATCACCTAAGCTCACTAATGTGGCTGGGTTAGCAACAACAATTCCTGCATTTTTAAGTGCGATAAGAGCAAGGAATAAACCGATACCTGCTGCAATACCTTTACGCATTGGTAATGGAATTGAATTGATTATCCACTCACGAATTTTAAATAAACTTAATAAAGTAAAGCAAACACCCGATAGGAATACCGCACCTAATGCTACTTCCCAAGTGTATCCCATGTGTAAAACAACTGTGTACGAGAAGAAGGCATTAAGCCCCATTCCAGGTGCTAATGCGACAGGGTAATTAGCGTAAAAACCCATGATAAAACAACCTAACGCGGCTGCTAAACATGTTGCTACAAATACGGCACCTGAGTCCATACCGGTTGCTGATAACATTGATGGGTTAACAAAAATGATATAAGCCATGGTTAAGAAAGTGGTAAAGCCAGCAACAATTTCTGTTTTTACATTGCTGTTGTTCGCGCTTAGTTTAAATAATTTTTCTAACATAATTTTTCCGTTACTAGCTGGTTTGAAGGCCTGATTCCTTGAAGCCTATGAGGTTAATAATACCGATTATATTAAATTTTTTATCTATATTTTGCGCAGAGAAAACAGTTCAATTCAAGGCGAAAATTGAGCCTTTCGAAGATTAACTTCGTTAATCGAGAATTAACCAAAAGATGTTAATACTTTAATGGCCGTTCCCTTTACGAAGTTTACAACGAGGAAGTGGGCTGTTTTAACCAGTAAAATAGATAAGCTATTTATTGTGATTGGTATAATAGAGTGTAAATTTATTAAGCGCGTAGAATAACTGATTTTAATGATCACTGTAATCATTAAATGAACAAGAGTAACTATACCAAAAGAATTAATAAAGTGATCATTCTTGCTGGTTAAAATCACCCCTAACTGCGTTGTGAATTTTGGAGTGAGAACAACTATCTCCTACAACTCACGCCTTATTAGTGTTAATTTTTCCTGCGCAATCTCTGATCACTTATTTAATTCTATTGGTATTAGAGGTAGAAATAAAATAGTGTTAGAAAGAAAAAACTGGCCGAAGCCAGTTTTAAATAATGGAAAAGGTATTATTAAAAATACAGACTCTACTTTTGCGGTGATTTATTGTTAACGGTTGAGTCAAAGCGTATGCCTTGGTCGTTAATCTCTAAAGTGATATTCATACGCGCATCATAATCCATTAAGAACATTGCCTCTTCTGGGATGATTTCACCTGCTAATTTCGCTGCATCTGAAATTGGCGTTAATATTTTCTTCGCATCAAAAGATAATTGATAAATACCATTAGCTGATAACTTCTCAAGTGCTAATTTTTCAGCTTCCTGTAAACCTTTGTTTCCATTATAAATAACTAAATGGTTACCTTTGATCGCTAATTTTGCATCTAGGTTTAACTCCGGTGGTGTAGGGAATAGCTTGTTTAACGAAACAGCTGGGCCATTATCGGTTAATTCAATTTGTTGTAATTGAGGAACAAACATTTTTAGTGAGTTAAAAGTAGCGACTGGATTATCAAGATGGATTGCTAGTAATGAATCAAAACTATCAAGTTGTGCTTGGTCATTATTTTCAGAAATACTGTAATCAAAGATTGCCGCACTGATCCCTTTAACGCCTGCCGCCATATTTGCACCCATACCTAACATTGCCAAAGACTGTCCACTGGCTTTAATTTGATATTGAATATCTGCAAGCGGAGCGCATTGAAAGCTTGGTGTTGTTAGATCGGATAAAATAGTGGTTAGAGAGTTAGATAGTTGACTAACATCTAATCCAATTGACGTTGCGATGACGTTATTTTCAAAGTTTTGAGTATAGTTTGGAATAAAACCGCGTAATGCTTTAAGGGCACCTAATATTGCTTGGTTTTTGCTTTCGATTATAGCTGAAAAGCCTAACGTTGATTCATCTTTACTGATATCTACTTGAGTATAACCGAAGGCAGTACGAGGCCAGTTTTGTGCAATGCTATTTAACTCATTTTTACAGACTTCTGTTTGTAGCATTTCAAATGGGTTTTGACCCTCTTCTTTACTAAGTTCAGTTAATTGTTTAGCAAGTTGGTTGCCATCTTTACTGGTTAAGCCCTTAATAATTTCAATATTATTAATGAAACCAACACTTGCATCTGAGAATTGGTGTTGTTCAATGATATCTGAAATAGTGGTTGTATCAGCTAAAGATTTACTTGGCTTTTCTAAACCGAGTGCCATTGCTAAAAGATCTTCAGATACAAAATCACCTTCGATAGTGATGGTTAATATGCCATTTGATTGTGCAACTAGTAGGTTGATTGATTTACCATTATTGTTTTCTGTCAGCGGATAAGTACGGTAAGTCACATCCTTAAGCTTGCCTTCTTTATGTATGAAACCTGTTTCTTGTTCATTTTTATCTAATAGATCCCAGATAGCTTGTGGATTTACAACTTCAAGTTTAAAAACAGGTAATAAACCTAAAGTATAAAAGTAACCTCGTACTTGATCTGCTAAACCAAAAGTTTTAACTAATAAGTCGGCATCTTTTAAACCATCTTGATAAGCTTTCATTAAATTAGCTAAGAAGTGCAATGATGGTGTTTCTTGATCATGTAAAGCTTCTATTTGAGCTTGATCTGACGGATCAATTAAATGTGGAGAAGAAGCAATGTAGTCTTTAATAGGAAATGGTGTTAATTGCCCTGTAAATAATGGAGTATCCGAAGGTACGTAGCTTAATACATTATTATCATCTGAGCTTTGTTGTTGTTGATATATGTAAGCAGAAGCACCAACGGCAACTACAGCGATAGGGATTAATAATTTTTTCACGGTTAAAACTCCATCATTCATTTATGAGTATGGTGACTAATTATTAGTCACTTTCACTTTATAAAAATATACTATCAATCCGAATAAATAGCGGATCTATTTTACTGGTTAACATAACTTACTTCGGTGATATAAGTTTAGTAAAGTGAGTAACTATTTACGGCAACCTATATCTTTAATTAAGCCATTTTCCCTTGGTGACATTAAGATCTTTTATAATCCAACTGATGTTAAATAACGCTATCGAGGAGCATATTAATGCATATAGTGCTAACTCATATCGCGTATTTCAGGGGGGTAAGTCTATTGGTCATCTAATTTGATATAATGTTCATTAAAATAACTCAATATTTGCACTTCTAGCCATTGCTTAAAGTCTAAAACATTATTTCTTTTGGTAACGTAAGTCTTTCAAATTAAAACCAAGTTTAATTTGTGTTTTTAATGACACTAATTGTTTTGATAATAAAGCATCATCATGATGTTGTTGTACTTTTAACAAGCGCTTATCAACTGATTCTGTTTGCGTGTAAGCTAACATGGTATCTAAACTTTGATATTGTTGTAACAATGCTAATGCGCCTTTATTACCCACACCTTCTACTCCTTTGATATGACTACTACTAATACCAGTGATCGCCCAATAATCAGTTAACTGATTAATTTTAAGCCCTAACTTATGCTCTACATAATAGCTGTCCATATGTAACGACTGAAAATAATCATAAATGCTGGTGTAAGCATTCAGCAGTTGGTAGAAGCCTTTATCCGTTGAGACAATAATACAACGTTGTTGTCTGTCTGTTATTTTGCAAGCAAGCGTTGCAATTAAGTCATCCGCTTCATCTTGTTCTGTGACTAAAGATTCGATACCCATTTCATAAAAAGCATCTTGGATGGTCGGTAAATATGCTTTTAATGCTGGGGGAATTGGTTTTCGACCTTGTTTATATTCAGGTAATAGTTGATGGCGCCAGCTTTCTTGGTGACTATCAAAAACACAAATAACATGAGTCGGTTGGTGTGCTCGCAACATTTTTTGTAACGCATTACAGGCGGTGTTGTTGGTAGCACTCAAGGCAAACTCTTGTTTAGCATTTTGCTTTTCTTGGACTGCATAGATACGACGAATTAAATTCATTGCATCTATGATTAATAAGGAAGCACTCATATTATGTTTTTATCTTATAACAAGGAGTGTAAACAGAGCCTGGTAGTTTCATGCGACCTTGTTCAATAAAGCTTTTTAATAGTTTATCAACGCGTAACATTAAATCTTTTTCACCTGTGAGTAAAAATGGGCCATTTTCTTCAATTGATTTGATGCCTTCATCCTTAACGTTACCCCCTACAATACCTGAAAATACACGTCGTAAGTTTGATGCTAATTGCTCTTTTGGTTGGTCGCGATGTAAAACTAAATTAGCCATATTTTCATGGTTAGGAATAAAAGGAACTTGGAAGTCTTCAGCAATCTTTAGTGTCCAGTTGAATGAGTAAGCATCACCGATCGCTTTTCGATACTCTTTAACACGATGCATTGATTTTTTAATCAGTTTCGCCACTAATGGAGCATCATCGATAATGATTTGATAATGCGCTTGTGCTTCTGTGCCTAAAGTATTAACAATAAAATCATCAATTGCTTTGAAATAATCTACGCTACTTGCTGGACCGGTTAATACAATAGGTAAGGGCTGACGTTTATTTTCAGGATGCATCATGATCCCTAAAATATATAACAGCTCTTCTGCTGTACCTGGACCACCAGGGAAGATAACAATACTATGGGTAAAACGAACAAAAGCTTCTAAACGTTTTTCGATATCAGGTAAAATAACCAGTTCATTCACTATCGGGTTAGGTGGTTCAGCCGCAATAATTCCGGGCTCTGTTAAACCAATATAACGACCGCTGCTAACACGCTGTTTTGCATGGCCAACTGCCGCACCTTTCATCGGGCCTTCCATTGCGCCAGGCCCACAGCCTGTACAGATATTGAGCTCTCTTAGACCTAATTGATTACCTACTTCTCGTGTGTAAGCAAATTCAATATCATTGATTGAATGACCACCCCAGCAAACAACAACACTAGGCCCAACACCCGCTTTTAATACATTGGCATTACGTAGGATTGAAAACACTAAACTGGTGGCTTGCTCGCTATTAAATTCTGATGAAGCAGCGGGTTGTAATTGTGTATTTACATACAATAGATCCCGCAATACAGAAAACAAGTGATCTTGCATGCCCCTAATGAGAGAACCATCTATATAAGCATCTTCAGGTGGGTTTAGCAGCTCTAAAATAACGCCACGTTCTTGATGAAGTACATTAATTTCAAAATCTTTATGTTTTTCTAGTATCTCTTTACTGCTATCCGTATGACTACCTGATTTTAATACGGCTAAAGAGCACTGTCTGAATAATTGATAAGTTTCGCAAGAGGCACTGTATTTAAGTTGATTTACTTCTAATTGAGAAAGTAGTGCCATACTACCAACGGGACTAATATGTGAAATCATAGCTTCTCCTTTTAACTGTCTGTTAAGACTAACTTAGTGAGGTTGATAAGCTATCTAAAAGCATTAATTTATTATAAATAATTGAAATAAAAATAAACTAAAGTGTTTTAATTATTCCTAATGAAAGCTTATTCATTATCTTTTGGTAAAAAGATAACTTTATCGCGACCTGTATTTTTAGCTTGATATAACGCTGTATCCGCACGTTCGAAAGCATCATCTGCGTCATCTGAAAGTAGAAATGTAGTAAAACCAATAGAGATGGTGATTGATAAATTTTCTTTTTTGAATTGAAAAGGGATTTTTTTAATACGATCACGTAACTTATTTAATGCCAACTCTGTTTGTGCTGGAGATATCTCTGGTAATAATAAAGCAAATTCTTCACCACCATAACGGGCAATATAATCGGCATTACGAATAGATTTTTGCAATGTTTGTGCAATTACATTAAGTACTTTATCACCAGCTAAATGGCCAAAGCTGTCGTTAATAGATTTAAAATTATCAATATCAATAACGGCAATATTAAGCGTATTTTTATAACGTTTAAAACGTGTCACTTCAATCTTTAAACGTTCGCTCCACGCTGCACGATTTGGGATTTTAGTTAAAAAATCAATATGTAATTGTTTGTTTTGTTGTTTAAGTGTTTTTTGATAACTTTGAGTTTCATTTTGTAATTCTTTAATTTGCCTAACCATTCCTTGAAATTTACAGCGGAATTTTTCTTCTTGTTGTTTTTCTTGTTCAGCCATCGCTTCCTGTACATCAGTAACATATTCTGAAATATGCTCACGTAAGGTTTCGATACTTTGTTCTTTTTCACTGGTTTCTTTTAATAATTCAGCATTATTTTTTATCGCAAGAAAGGCTTCTTTTTGCTTTTCAAAATCAGTTTCAGTTATCTTTAAGGTTTGTGCAAAGTTTAAATAAAATTGCGTTAGGCTGTCATTTAATGTGTATAAAAAGTGTCGTGAAGATCGTCGTTCCTCACGCGTGCTATCAATAATGATCGTAATAACTTCTAAGCAGTGATGAGGTAAACTAAAAGGGTCATTTTCATTACGTATTTTAAGACGAACCTGGTCAAGCTTTTTAACAAAAGCTTGACCTACATCTAACTCAAGAATGAGTAATTGCAATTCATCATTAATAAATTCAACGTCAGCTTTATTATCAATTTCAGGTTTTGTTACATTTTTGCTTAGCTCAATAACCGCTCGTTGATAAATTTTAATGAGCTCTTTTAATTCAGAATGATATTCAATAACAGTGTAAGGCTCAGGGCAGCTTTTCATCTCTTCAATTCTACTTTTAATAGAACCTGAAAGTGACTGTATCTGTTGCAGTTGAGCTTGAGATTGGCGAGAAACTAAATGACCTTCTAAAAGCTTATCATCTAAATTATTTGGAATGCTTTCAAGCTGTTGGGTATATTCATCAAAAAGTTCTATTTCAGCTGCAACAGTTGAAGTAGATTGCAATTTTTTTAAAAACTTCACTTGATACTTATCAATCGTTTTATTTTGACGATGACTTAGTTTCAATAATTGCTGCAATAATCGAACTATTGCGATAGATGATGCCATTAGTTGATTCCTTTTAATAATGTCTTATTAATTATCAATCAGTTAAGGAACAAGTACAAGCGTGATAAGTCAAATTTAAATACTTAAATCATTAACGATTTAGCTCTGGCCAACTGATTGTAGTACCTGGGTGACTACATTTTAACTTTACAATTCCTTTATCTATACCTGCTTGACCCAGTATCCATAAGTCACCGTCAAAAAATGCGGGTTGTATTTTCTCAATTGCATATAACTCTAACCAGCTACTTTCACCTACTGTTTCTCGTATTTTACAAGCACCAAATAATGCCAAGCTTGTTAAGTTAAGCATTCTTTCTGGTGCAATTGCTCGTGAAACATTATGTAAAAAAGGAAAAGCAACAACGCCACTGGCAACTTGTCCATCAAGTGAGTAAGTATCTGCAAAAGATTTAAAGAATACTTCTATCTCCTGTGCAAACTTCTTAGCTTCGCCATGATGAGCTTGTTCGGAAATAAATAATAATTGGTTATCGCGAACTTGAGTAATCATTGTATGTTCTGGAAAATTATTTTTTAACTCTTCGCCTAAAGCAGTTTCAATTTTCTCTGAACTAAATAGCCCCTTTGAACCATTTAAGTTACTTAAGAAGGGGACATAGACTAATGCATAAAAAAGTGGTTTACCTTGATACTGAAGATCGTTGTTTTGAACTTGTACTTGGTGCGATGGCAATTTGGTTCTTGGATGTAATTGTAGTTTCTTACGTGTTATTTGCTCAGAAATTACCAATTTTTTAGTGCGGCGTAGAACAGCAAAAATAATTAAAAAGGAAACTAATAGCAAAAGAGTCGCTACATAAGCGACATTCTTAAAGCGATTGTTCTTTAATAGCAATTCATTATTTTTTGTTTCTAATTGTATCTGTTGTTGAGTTTGTTCAATCAATTGAAATTGTTCGTTAATTTTTAATTGTTGTAAGGCAAACTGTTTTTCTTTGATTGCATTTTGTAAAGAGTGGAAATTTTTAAAATGGAAATTCGCTTGTTGATGGTCACCTGAAAGCTCATAACTTAATGCTAACATTTCAAAGGCTTTTACACGTAACTCTGGAAATTCATCTTTTGCAAGAGTCAGTACATTCTCTAATTGTAAGATAGCGAGGCCGGTGTCTTGACTGCGTATATTGAGCTGCGCCAGTAATAAGATGCTTGCAGTTTGCTGTTCTAGCTTGTTTAGCTTTTGAAAATGATGACGCGCATTTTGTAAATATTTCTGAGCAAGATCGGTATTCTTTTGCAGATCGTAAGGAATAGAGGCATAAGTACGTCCCAGCTCTAAATAAATATAGGCTAGTAAGGTTTTATTTTTTCTCTCTACTAATTCCATCGCATTAAATAAATAAATTAATGATTGGTTAAATTCTTTATTTTGACGTTTCAAAATGGCAAATTTTAATAGGCTATCAGCCTGTTCTACGTAGTTTTCTGTTGGTAATAATAATTCTACACGTTGACTAGCGAAATCGATGGCACGTTTATAACGATGTTTTTGTTGGTATAGGTTAGATAAACTTTCTTTTACCAAGCTGCTTAATTTAATCAGCTTTAGTTTGTCTGCCATTGAGTTAGCATTTTGAAAGTTAGTTATTGATAGCTGTTGTTGATTTATCTGATCGTAATAGTGCCCATAAAAATAAGCTAACCAAGCTAATAACTCTGTTTCTTTAGAGTTTTTCAGGCTTTGTTTAACTTTACTTAACGATTCATTTGCAAGTTGATATTGATGTGTCTCGAGCGCTAGTTTGGTAATCGATAAGTTTAATATCTCATCTAAATTATTTTTGTTCTTACGTTTTTCTTCTTTCATTAATTTAAGTGAGTTTTGCATCATATTAATGAGTGTTTTATTGCTTAATTGTGGGCGCTCCGATTCTGGTATTTCACTCGAAATTAAGTTTAACGTTCTAATTTCATCAGGTGTCACGCTCGGGTTTTTCAACAGCGGCATTAACAACGCTAAGCTTTTCTCATAGTCCTCTAATTCAATATAGCAAGAGGCTAGTAAATGCGTAGGAGCATTATTAACCACTCTTTTATTATTGGTTAGTAGGTTTTCACTGCTTCTAGTATTTACTGGTGGCGGTAATGCGGCTACTTTTTCTATAAATTGAGTGACTGATTTTATACAGGTTAGCGGCTCAAGTTGGCGTGTTTTATAACTCTTTTTTATTGATGCAGGGATCAGTGTATCCACTAGCCCGATGGCTGAGGCAGAATGACTAATAGAAAGTAGTAAGCCACTTAAAAGTGCACGTGAAAAAAAATTCATTAATACTTTAAACCCTATTAAGATATTAAATCTTATTGCTATTTAAATGTTCGTTATTGTAACAAATATAACATTACTGTCTTATTAAACGCACATTTTGAATAGTTGATGATGTAGAAGTACTTCGTAGGGGGTTAATATCTAATCCTCCTCGACGAGTATATCTTGCGTAGACCGTTAACGATGTTAATGAACCATAGGCCATTAAATCACAAAAAATGCGTTCTACACATTGTTCATGAAATTCATTATGTTGACGGAAAGAAATTAAATACCGTAGTAACTTTTCGCGATCTAACTGTTTACCAGTATAGCTAATTTCAACACTTGCCCAATCTGGTTGGCTGGTGATCAAGCAATTTGATTTTAGCAGATGGGAGTATAAAGTCTCTGTTACCGTTTCTGCTAAACTAATCTCTTTTAAAAGCACTGGTGAAAGTTGATACTCGGAGACTTCAATATCTAACTCGTCTAAGTTAATGCCTGTAAATGTGCCTAGCGTGTCAGTTATTTTATCCAATGTTGCATTGAGCGTTACTTCAACTGGTTTGGTTGCACAAGCGCTAAGATCTTTAGTTAATACTTCCTGTACAGCTTCAACTGAATCAAAATGACTTTGATTAAAGCTATTTAAATATAATTTGAAAGATTTTGATTCAATTAAAAATTCACTATCGAATGGGACTTTTATCACGCCAGTTGCAACAACAGGCTTTCCTTTTTTATTTAACCAAGAAAGCTCATAAATATTCCATAAATCGACACCATAGAAAGGCAACGAAGTTGCCTCTAATCCTAGTTCGTTACGGTTTAAACTGCGAGGTACAGCCTGTAATAACGAATTATCATAATGACATTTATATTCCGTGACTTTACCCAATGATAGGTTTTTTAAAGCATCGTTTTGGCTGTATAAACTTGAATCTGACATGGTGTTTCTCATTTTTAAAAGGCAAGGTTTGTTATAAATACAAGACAACAGTGCCTGAATCGTTACAATATGGAGTATTGTAACTAAATAGAAGAATTATTCGAGCTATGAATACAGATATCCAAATTGAGCTATTTGCTTTGTACCAACGTCATCAACAATTGTGGCAATCAACACATCAGACTTTACCTACTCAAGCATTTGACGCAGAGTGGATTTCTCCATGCCAAGTCGGCGATGTTGTCGATCAAAAGATCACCTGGAAAGCCCTCGTACGAGATAAAAAAGTAACCTTAAATAACATTGAGGAAGCACTTGAAGTTACATTACATCCTTCTATTGAAGATTTATTTTGTAGTGCTTACAGTGAGCACATCGCTTGTGAATTTGAAGGCCATCCTATTGAACTCATTCAAGTATGGAATGAGCAGGATTTTTTAATTTTACAAGAAAATATGATTGCGCATTTTATGATGCAAAAACGCCTTAAAAAACCTGCATCGATGTTTATCGCTACTTGTAGCGATGAGATGCAAGTTATTTCAATTTTGAATGAAACAGGGCAAATACAACTAGAAACCTTGGGTAAGAAACAAGAGTCAGTACTCGCTGAGTCATTAGTCGAGTTTTTAAGTAAATTAACGCCTGTATTACCTAATAACTAAGTTTTCTCGCTTATGTCCGTTACCGTTCAAGGTACTTTGGTCAGTCGTTAGTTTCGACTCTAAATTAATACCGATTACATTAAATAAGTGATCTAAATTTTGTGCAGGAAAAATGACTTAGTTTAAGGCGTAAATTGAGCTAAATGGCTGTTCCCTTTACGAAATTTACAACGAAGAAATAAGTTATTTTAACAAGTAAAATAGATCAGTTAATTAGTGTGATTGGTATAAGGCGTAACATGATGACAATGACTAGTCATTGTCGAAGGTTGCAATGTAGAGTTGGTTTTCAAACTAGTGACTTAGAGGGCAAGCGGTGAAGTAAACACTTTCATTGTTTGTTCACTTCACTGCTTACTGAATTTTGCACCTTGAAGGGTAACGGGTATAAAAGGCGATATCTGTTTTATAGTTTGGACGATAGCGATCCATGACCTATCGCTATCGTTCTAAATGAATGATGAAATTTAAAAACTTAGCTGTATCACCTAAAGAAGTTGCTTTGTGTTTCTTAAAGTGAACTTTCTATAATAAATTGCATAGGTGAACTTTCAGTAACAATTTTTAATTTGCAGATAATAATGTCGGATTAATCACTAAATTCCTTACTCCATGAGCATGATTTTCATCATATATATTACCTTGTAACCATCTACCAACTGTATTTATGTCAACCTTAAGTACCTCGGGACGAACGTTCCAAGTCACCTGATAAGGAGATCCCACTTCATTATAACTTGGTCCTGTTGTTGAACCTCTGTATTGAATCGCATTGCCTGAATTATCAGGAATGTGTAATGCCTGTTGGTAACCTTCTTTTTCTGCATTCGCTGTTAATGCTATAAAATCGAGTGCATGAGGGTCATTTACTAATACGTAAACCTGCGTCTCTACACGTAGTAAAGGTGTTTTTGTTGTATCTGTTAAACAAGAGGCTAACGTAGGTCCAGGTTTAACGTTTGCTGTTGAGTGTACGTAATGCACTTCAATAGTATCGCCTGGTATTAAATTACTATGTTCACTTTCTCCAATTTTTTCACTGGTTGGTGTAAGTTCTGCTTCAGTTAATGTTCCTGAATATTTATAACCACTATTATTTCCTTTACCGTCTCCATTACCTGCATATTGTGTGAACTCACCTCCTTTATGTTCTGCATTTTTATGGAAGTGAATGTTACATAAATTCATTTTTGTATAAAGAGGTGCAATGCTAAAAGATTGAGGGTTTGTACCTGCTATATGGTCAATGTTACGAGGTGATTGTGGCCCAAAGTCTTTATCTTGAGTATTACTTTTAAGTTCAAGTCGTTGTGCCTGTATTACTTGATCAGATACTTGATGTTCATTATGTTGCGCATTAGCTATTGAAAAAGGCAGTAGTGTTACTGTTGTACACAATAGTACTATGTATTTATTCATCTTTGTATTTCCGTTTTTAATACCAATCACACAAATTAACAGATCTATTTTGCTGCTTAAAATAACTGATTGTTTCGTTATAAGTTTCGTAAAGGGAGCAACCATTAAAGCATTAAACTCTTTTAGTTAATTCTCCGACAGACGATTAACGAAGTTAATCTTCGAAAGGCCTTAACTTATGCCTTAAGCTAAGCCATTTTTATTGCGCAAAATTTAGAACACTTATTTAATGTAATTGGTATAGTGAAAGCTCTACTTTAAATCGAGCATGTTTAAATGTTAAAAATACTGGTTGTTGTTGTTGTTGTTGTTGTTTATTAGTGCTGTACATGATGATTTTTGACTATAATTTAGGCCCATCATATTGA
Above is a genomic segment from Psychromonas sp. L1A2 containing:
- the ppnN gene encoding nucleotide 5'-monophosphate nucleosidase PpnN, yielding MISHISPVGSMALLSQLEVNQLKYSASCETYQLFRQCSLAVLKSGSHTDSSKEILEKHKDFEINVLHQERGVILELLNPPEDAYIDGSLIRGMQDHLFSVLRDLLYVNTQLQPAASSEFNSEQATSLVFSILRNANVLKAGVGPSVVVCWGGHSINDIEFAYTREVGNQLGLRELNICTGCGPGAMEGPMKGAAVGHAKQRVSSGRYIGLTEPGIIAAEPPNPIVNELVILPDIEKRLEAFVRFTHSIVIFPGGPGTAEELLYILGIMMHPENKRQPLPIVLTGPASSVDYFKAIDDFIVNTLGTEAQAHYQIIIDDAPLVAKLIKKSMHRVKEYRKAIGDAYSFNWTLKIAEDFQVPFIPNHENMANLVLHRDQPKEQLASNLRRVFSGIVGGNVKDEGIKSIEENGPFLLTGEKDLMLRVDKLLKSFIEQGRMKLPGSVYTPCYKIKT
- the xni gene encoding flap endonuclease Xni; translated protein: MSASLLIIDAMNLIRRIYAVQEKQNAKQEFALSATNNTACNALQKMLRAHQPTHVICVFDSHQESWRHQLLPEYKQGRKPIPPALKAYLPTIQDAFYEMGIESLVTEQDEADDLIATLACKITDRQQRCIIVSTDKGFYQLLNAYTSIYDYFQSLHMDSYYVEHKLGLKINQLTDYWAITGISSSHIKGVEGVGNKGALALLQQYQSLDTMLAYTQTESVDKRLLKVQQHHDDALLSKQLVSLKTQIKLGFNLKDLRYQKK
- a CDS encoding GGDEF domain-containing protein, with the translated sequence MASSIAIVRLLQQLLKLSHRQNKTIDKYQVKFLKKLQSTSTVAAEIELFDEYTQQLESIPNNLDDKLLEGHLVSRQSQAQLQQIQSLSGSIKSRIEEMKSCPEPYTVIEYHSELKELIKIYQRAVIELSKNVTKPEIDNKADVEFINDELQLLILELDVGQAFVKKLDQVRLKIRNENDPFSLPHHCLEVITIIIDSTREERRSSRHFLYTLNDSLTQFYLNFAQTLKITETDFEKQKEAFLAIKNNAELLKETSEKEQSIETLREHISEYVTDVQEAMAEQEKQQEEKFRCKFQGMVRQIKELQNETQSYQKTLKQQNKQLHIDFLTKIPNRAAWSERLKIEVTRFKRYKNTLNIAVIDIDNFKSINDSFGHLAGDKVLNVIAQTLQKSIRNADYIARYGGEEFALLLPEISPAQTELALNKLRDRIKKIPFQFKKENLSITISIGFTTFLLSDDADDAFERADTALYQAKNTGRDKVIFLPKDNE
- a CDS encoding tetratricopeptide repeat protein; this encodes MNFFSRALLSGLLLSISHSASAIGLVDTLIPASIKKSYKTRQLEPLTCIKSVTQFIEKVAALPPPVNTRSSENLLTNNKRVVNNAPTHLLASCYIELEDYEKSLALLMPLLKNPSVTPDEIRTLNLISSEIPESERPQLSNKTLINMMQNSLKLMKEEKRKNKNNLDEILNLSITKLALETHQYQLANESLSKVKQSLKNSKETELLAWLAYFYGHYYDQINQQQLSITNFQNANSMADKLKLIKLSSLVKESLSNLYQQKHRYKRAIDFASQRVELLLPTENYVEQADSLLKFAILKRQNKEFNQSLIYLFNAMELVERKNKTLLAYIYLELGRTYASIPYDLQKNTDLAQKYLQNARHHFQKLNKLEQQTASILLLAQLNIRSQDTGLAILQLENVLTLAKDEFPELRVKAFEMLALSYELSGDHQQANFHFKNFHSLQNAIKEKQFALQQLKINEQFQLIEQTQQQIQLETKNNELLLKNNRFKNVAYVATLLLLVSFLIIFAVLRRTKKLVISEQITRKKLQLHPRTKLPSHQVQVQNNDLQYQGKPLFYALVYVPFLSNLNGSKGLFSSEKIETALGEELKNNFPEHTMITQVRDNQLLFISEQAHHGEAKKFAQEIEVFFKSFADTYSLDGQVASGVVAFPFLHNVSRAIAPERMLNLTSLALFGACKIRETVGESSWLELYAIEKIQPAFFDGDLWILGQAGIDKGIVKLKCSHPGTTISWPELNR
- a CDS encoding NCS2 family permease encodes the protein MLEKLFKLSANNSNVKTEIVAGFTTFLTMAYIIFVNPSMLSATGMDSGAVFVATCLAAALGCFIMGFYANYPVALAPGMGLNAFFSYTVVLHMGYTWEVALGAVFLSGVCFTLLSLFKIREWIINSIPLPMRKGIAAGIGLFLALIALKNAGIVVANPATLVSLGDLTALPAALACLAFIATIALAHYRVKGGVMIAILGVTIIGLLMGDVQYTGIMSMPPSIAPTFMQMDIAGAFNVGMISIVFAFLFVDLFDTSGTLIAVADKAKLLDKDGNLPRLSRALLADSGASIAGSMLGTSTTTSYIESVSGVAEGGRTGLTAVVVGVLFLLALFFAPLAGMVPAYATAGALLYVAVLMVGGLKSIDWDDITESAPVVIVALMMPLTFSIANGIAIGFIAYAAIKVASGKSKDLSLSVWFLAILFLAKLIFFPG